GAGGTGGCATGGAACAGGCAGCACCTGCGCCCCGCCGGCGCGGCCGCGCACCATTGCGGAAGCACCTCCGGGTTCCACAGGGAGCGTGCCGTGCTAACGTCTGCGCCGATGCCCGCGGACGACGCCCCCAACCGCAGCCGCGCTTCCGGCGGCTCGCTTCGCTGGGAGGATCCGATCGGCCGGGTCCGTGGTATCGGGCCGCGTTGGGCGGCCGACCTGGCGGAGCGCGGCGTCCGGACCGTCGGCGACCTTCTGGACCATCTTCCCTTCCGATACGAGGACCGGCGCCGGCCCGTGCCGATTGCCGAGCTCACGGCGGGCGAGCGGGCGGCGGTGGTGGCGCGCGTCGCCGACGTCCGGTTGATCCGGACGCGAGGACGGCGGATGGAGATCCTCACCGTTCTGCTGGACGACGGCACCGCCACCCTTCCGGTGAAGTTCTTCAACCGAGGCTACCTCGCGGAGTGGATCCGGCCGGGGCTCCGGCTCGTCGCCTACGGCACGCCCCGGATGACCGACCGCGGTCTGGAGCTGCACGGGCCGTCCTTCGATGTCGTAGCGGAGGGGGAGGACCCGCAAGCGGTGCTGGGCTGGCTCCCGGTGTACGAGAAGCTGGGACCTCTCACGCCCCGGCGGTTGCGCGGTCTCCTGCGGGTCGTGCTCGACAACCTCGAGGAAATTCCGGACCCGGTGCCGGAGGACGTCCGCGAGCGGCTGGGTCTGATTCCTCGTGGCGACGCGTACCGGCTCGTGCACGCGCCGCCCGGGCATCTCCCGGCGGAGGCGGTTCAGGAGCGGCGGACCCCGGGGCACGTGCGCCTCGCGTTCGACGAATTCTTCCTTCTCGAGCTCGGCCTGGCGTTGCGGCGCCGCCGCACGCGGCGGGAACGGCGTGGGTCCGGCTACCGGATCGATGACGCCCTGCGGCACCGGCTCCTTCGGCTCCTCCCGTTCGAGTTGACTTCGGCGCAGCGACGTGTGCTCGCCGAGATCGAGGACGATCTCGCCCGCCCCTCTCCGATGAACAGGCTCCTGCTCGGTGACGTCGGCTCCGGCAAGACGGTGGTCGCGGCCCTGGCGATGATGATCGCGGTGGAGAACGGCTACCAGGCGGCGCTGATGGCCCCGACCGAGGTTCTGGCCACGCAGCACGCCCGCAACCTCCAGAAACTGTTGCTCCCGGCCGGCGTCAAGGTGGAGCTGCTCACGGCGGGACTTCCGGCGGCCGAACGCCGGCGGGCCGACGAGCGCGTGCGGACCGGGCGTTCGCGGCTGATCGTCGGCACCCACGCCCTCGTTTCCGAGAAGACATCCTTCGCCCGCCTCGGCCTGGTGGTCGTGGACGAGCAGCACCGGTTCGGCGTGGTGCAGCGCGCCGACCTGGTGGCGAAGGGCGAACATCCCGACGTCCTGGTGATGTCGGCCACGCCGATCCCCCGGACGCTCGCCATGGTCATCTACGGCGATCTCGACGTATCGATTCTCGACGAAAAACCTCCCGGAAGGAAGCCGATCCGGACGGTCGTTCGGACCGCCGATCAGCGGGAACGCGTCATGGAAGGGGTCGCGCGGGCGTTGGCCCAGGGACGGCGGATCTAC
This genomic stretch from Acidobacteriota bacterium harbors:
- the recG gene encoding ATP-dependent DNA helicase RecG — its product is MPADDAPNRSRASGGSLRWEDPIGRVRGIGPRWAADLAERGVRTVGDLLDHLPFRYEDRRRPVPIAELTAGERAAVVARVADVRLIRTRGRRMEILTVLLDDGTATLPVKFFNRGYLAEWIRPGLRLVAYGTPRMTDRGLELHGPSFDVVAEGEDPQAVLGWLPVYEKLGPLTPRRLRGLLRVVLDNLEEIPDPVPEDVRERLGLIPRGDAYRLVHAPPGHLPAEAVQERRTPGHVRLAFDEFFLLELGLALRRRRTRRERRGSGYRIDDALRHRLLRLLPFELTSAQRRVLAEIEDDLARPSPMNRLLLGDVGSGKTVVAALAMMIAVENGYQAALMAPTEVLATQHARNLQKLLLPAGVKVELLTAGLPAAERRRADERVRTGRSRLIVGTHALVSEKTSFARLGLVVVDEQHRFGVVQRADLVAKGEHPDVLVMSATPIPRTLAMVIYGDLDVSILDEKPPGRKPIRTVVRTADQRERVMEGVARALAQGRRIYVVHPVIEEGAGGRRAAEEGLEEYRRRFPQANAVMVHGRMKAAERDRNLALFAEGKAQILIATTVIEVGIDVPEASVIVVEDADRFGLAQLHQLRGRVGRGELASYCVLIASPDASAAALERLAVLEATADGFRVAEKDLELRGPGELAGTAQSGMPSFKVADIVRHQSLLLAAREQAFELVERLGEGGLPEDLLREVMRRHGERLRLADIG